CCGCAGGCCGCCCGCAAAAAAGTCCGCCTGATGACCCGGCTGCACGAAGGGCCTCTGGCCGCTCCCGTCGACGCCGACCTGATCAAACAAGCCCTGCTGAATCTGTTCCTCAACGCCCAGCAGGCCATGCCCGAGGGCGGCGACCTGATGGTCCGAACCCAGCCGGTGGGCGAGTGCGTGCGGATCGACGTGGCCGACACCGGCGTCGGCATTCCGCCGGAACACCTCGAACAGGTCTTCCACGCCTACTTCTCGACCAAGAAGAACGGCACCGGTCTGGGCTTGGCCATGACCCGCCGGATCGTCGGCGAGCACGGCGGCAGGATCCTCGTCGAATCGCAGCCGGGCGAAGGCACCCAGTTCTCGATCCTGCTGCCGATGGACGCCTCGGTCAGGGAGTGCCGCGAGACGTGAACGCGATCAAGGGCTCCATCCTGGTGGTCGAGGACGAGGCTCCGCACGCTGAGGCCATCGCCGAGGGCCTGCGCCGCTTCGGCTTCGAATGCCGGATCGCCGAAAGCGGCGCCGACGCCGTCGAACAACTCGACGAGCAGCCGTTCGACGTGGTCATCACCGACTATAAACTCGGCGGAGCGATCGACGGCATGGAGGTCATCCGCCGCACCAAAAAGAAGTGGCCGGAAACCGAGGTCATCCTCATCACCGCCCACGGCAGCGAACAACTCGCCCGCGACGCCCTCCGCCAGGAGCGGGCTTTCGACTATCTGGTCAAGCCGATCGACCTCGACGAGATTCGCGATCTGGCCGACCGCGCGGCCAAGCAGGCCCAGTCCAACCGCGAACACTTCGTGATCCGCCGGCGGCTCGACGAGCCGGCTGAGTTCCGCAACATCGTCGCGGTCAGTCCGCAGATGCAGCGGATCCTGCGGCTCGTCAAACAGGTCGCGCCGACCAACATCACCGTGCTGCTCCAGGGCGAATCCGGCACGGGCAAGGACCTGCTGGCCCGGGCCATCCACGAGCACTCGCCGCGCAGCGACCGGCGCATGGTCACCCTCGACTGCGCCGGCCTCAGCGAAGGCGTGCTGGAGTCCGAGCTCTTCGGCCACGTGAAGGGGGCGTTCACCGGTGCCATCTCGTCGCGAAAGGGCCGCTTCGAATACGCCGACGGCAGCACGCTGTTTCTCGATGAGATCGGGGAGATGCCGCTGACCATGCAGGCCAAGCTGCTCCGCGTCCTGGAGACCCGCGAGATCGTGCCGGTCGGCTCGAACGATCCGGTCCGCGTCGACGTGCGGCTGGTCAGCGCCACCAACCGCGATCTGGCCAAAGCCGTCGAGGAGGAAAAGTTCCGCCAGGACCTGTACTTCCGCCTCAAGAGCGTCACGCTCCGCATCCCGCCGCTCCGCGAGCGGCGAGAGGACATCCCCGTCATGATCGAGCAGTTCATCCGCAACTCGAACGAGACCCACGGCCGGGCGATCAAGGGCATCAGTCCGGACGCCCGCGAGATGCTTATCGGCTACGACTGGCCGGGCAACGTCCGCGAGCTGCGCAACGTCATCGACTCGATGGTTGTGCTCACAGCCGAGCAAATTCTCGGCGTCGAGGACGTGCCCGAGGAAATCCGCCAGCAGGCCGGCGCCGCCCGCTCCACCGCCATCGTCCCGCTGACCTCGATGGCCGGGCAGACCCTCGAACAGCTCGAAAAGGAGCACATCCAGAACACCCTCGAGATCACCCGCGGCAACCGCGAACAAGCCGCCAAGATCCTCGGCATCGCCCCGCGGACCCTCTATCGCAAGATCAAGGAATACGGGCTCTGACCGCGGTTGGAGCATAAGGTCTTCTTGACTTCGACGCGTCGAACCGCTATCTTTTCGCCAAACCCGGCAAACGCCGGCGTTCAAAGAGCCGCGACCATGAGGGAGCGGGGTGTTTCGCTTGAGCATCAACCGGATCCAAAGGAGTCGCCGATGCCCGACAAGAACCTGGTCAGCAAGGCCTATCAGACCTTCCTGAAGGAAGCGCCCGGCCACTCGCAGGCGTGGATCGACATGATCCACAAGATCTCCCGCACCGGCGCCCTCGACGAAAAGACCGCCGCCCTGTGCTATCTATCGGTCCTGGCCGCCCTGCGGCTCGAAAGCGGCGTCGCCTTTCACGTCCAGCAGGCCAAAAAATGCGGGGCCAGCCGCGAAGAGGTCATCAGCGCCATCCTCCTGGGCCTGCCCCCCGCCGGCCTCGGCGTCATCCAGGCCCTGCCGCCGGCCATCGAAGCGTATGACGGCCAATCGGCGTCGGGCGACTCCTGATGTCGGCTGCGCGAGAGCCATCCGCATCCGCCTCCACTGCGGGGATTGAGGCCGTCGTCTCGGTATGATATGAGACGTGGCTCTCGCGGCTTCCAGCGGCGAGGCTCTTTCCGCAGTGCGGACAGACCAGTTCCAGTTCCTTGCGTTTCTGGATGGCCTCGACGAATCCGGCGCCGAGGATGCCGGTGGGCAGGGCGAACATGCCGATGCCGAAGACCGCGATCAGGCCCGCCAACAGCTTGCCCGCCAGAGTTACCGGATACATGTCGCCGTAGCCCACCGTCGTCAGCGTGGCCACCGCCCACCACATGGTCGCCGGGATGCTGGAGTAGGCCTCCGGCTGCACCGCGTTTTCGCAGCAGTAGAGCACGGTCGAGGAAACGACCAGCAGAAGGCCCAGCAGGCCCGAGGTGAGCACCAGTTCCTCCTTCTTGCTCTGGAAAACCTGCTTGATCAGGTTGAGCGGCGAGCAGTAGCGGGCCGCCTTGGCGACGCGGAGAACGCGCAGGAGGCGAAGGACCCGCAGCGAGCGCAGATCAATCCCGAGGAACGGAAGGTAGAACGGCAGAAAGGCGATCAGGTCGATGATCGACATGATCCGCGAGGCGAATCGCGCTCGGCCGAGGAAGCGGCTGCGGAATCGCGGATCGGCCGTGCACGACCAGAGCCGGG
This genomic window from Phycisphaerae bacterium contains:
- a CDS encoding two-component sensor histidine kinase — encoded protein: MQDIQPNNPLEELSQLTGGLAHEIRNPLSTLRVNLQLLAEDLDELDGGNDHVRRSLTRVRTMQNEVSRLREILDDFIRFVGQHKLSLEIRDINRIIEELVEFYEPQAARKKVRLMTRLHEGPLAAPVDADLIKQALLNLFLNAQQAMPEGGDLMVRTQPVGECVRIDVADTGVGIPPEHLEQVFHAYFSTKKNGTGLGLAMTRRIVGEHGGRILVESQPGEGTQFSILLPMDASVRECRET
- a CDS encoding sigma-54-dependent Fis family transcriptional regulator, with amino-acid sequence MNAIKGSILVVEDEAPHAEAIAEGLRRFGFECRIAESGADAVEQLDEQPFDVVITDYKLGGAIDGMEVIRRTKKKWPETEVILITAHGSEQLARDALRQERAFDYLVKPIDLDEIRDLADRAAKQAQSNREHFVIRRRLDEPAEFRNIVAVSPQMQRILRLVKQVAPTNITVLLQGESGTGKDLLARAIHEHSPRSDRRMVTLDCAGLSEGVLESELFGHVKGAFTGAISSRKGRFEYADGSTLFLDEIGEMPLTMQAKLLRVLETREIVPVGSNDPVRVDVRLVSATNRDLAKAVEEEKFRQDLYFRLKSVTLRIPPLRERREDIPVMIEQFIRNSNETHGRAIKGISPDAREMLIGYDWPGNVRELRNVIDSMVVLTAEQILGVEDVPEEIRQQAGAARSTAIVPLTSMAGQTLEQLEKEHIQNTLEITRGNREQAAKILGIAPRTLYRKIKEYGL
- a CDS encoding carboxymuconolactone decarboxylase family protein, encoding MPDKNLVSKAYQTFLKEAPGHSQAWIDMIHKISRTGALDEKTAALCYLSVLAALRLESGVAFHVQQAKKCGASREEVISAILLGLPPAGLGVIQALPPAIEAYDGQSASGDS
- a CDS encoding ion transporter — protein: MSRTFDVAILTLILLNVVAVIVGSVRSIEQRWGAFLDAFETLSVVVFTAEYAARLWSCTADPRFRSRFLGRARFASRIMSIIDLIAFLPFYLPFLGIDLRSLRVLRLLRVLRVAKAARYCSPLNLIKQVFQSKKEELVLTSGLLGLLLVVSSTVLYCCENAVQPEAYSSIPATMWWAVATLTTVGYGDMYPVTLAGKLLAGLIAVFGIGMFALPTGILGAGFVEAIQKRKELELVCPHCGKSLAAGSRESHVSYHTETTASIPAVEADADGSRAADIRSRPTPIGRHTLRWPAAGPG